A window of Sphingobacterium kitahiroshimense genomic DNA:
GAAGTTCCTTTGCCGGGAAATTATTTATTCCAAATAATAACATTTTTGTCATCGTTTCTATGATTATCCCGAATATGGAAAGAATCTGATGGAAAACAAGTGGAGATGTGGAAAGTGATCCAACACTATTATAAAGTAAGATATTATCTATTGTATTCCTTAATATTTTCCTTATCTCTGGATTGAATTCTAGTTTTATTTCTTTCAATATTTTATTATTCATGATCGCAATAGGCTTATTTAGTGTTTGATTCTGTTGCGTCCAATGATTGCTATTACTGAAATAATCGTCAGTGAATTTGATTGCTATTACCCTTGTCCTTTTTTCAATTTTGAAATTATGTTCATCTTCAGGTGATATTACAAAGAGATCTCCTGCGTTATAGGCTAAGCTGTTGTTGTTGATCTCATGAATTCCCGACCCTTTATAAATATATACCAGCTCATAGTAGTTCTGTCCATGAACGGTTAGGTGGAAGTTGGATTCCTCAAAGTCAAATAACTTCAACGCATCAAATTGCTTGAGTTTGGTCATATGCGAGGCTGATTTATGTAATACTTCTCTTTGTTAAACTTCGTGATACATCTTTTCCAATACTCAAAAATTGTTCTAAATACCGTTGATTACCATAATTATTATAACTTCTTTATTTTTTGTTTAAAACAAATATACATACTAATGTTGTTTTTATACATGCGATAGGGATAAACAGGGTGATAATTTTGCTGTCATAAATTAGCAAATTTTCACATGGATAATTTTGTAATGATCGCTTTCTGTATTAGTGCAGGAATGATCTTTCAGCATGCCAAATTCATGCCTCATGATGCACATAGAGGTATTAATATCTGGATATTGTATCTAGCTTTACCAGCTGTATCATTTAAGTATATTCCACATATCACATGGAGTAATCAGATGGTTTTTCCTGCAATCTCTCCCATTATTGTCTGGGCAGGAAGTTGGATATTTATGGAATTCTACTGTCGTTATAAAAAGTATGGGCAACGTACCCGCAGTACTTTAGAATTATCTAGCGGTTATAGTAATACTTCTTTTATTGGATTTCCCTTAATTACGGCCTATTTTGGAGAACATGATCTGAGTATTGCTATTATTTGTGATCAGGTGATGTTTGTTCTTTTGTCTACTCTTGGAATTATTGCGGCAGTTAAAGGAAATCCTTCCGATACAGGGGGAGTTAAAGTTTCTTTATTAATTAAACGCTTATTTACTTTTCCTCCTTTTATCGGTTGTGTTAGCGCTCTTTTTTTGTCCAAATTTATCGATTTGCAGGTAGCTGAACCATTTATCAATAAATTAACAGCTACTGTTGGTCCGCTTGCTTTGTTTTCTGTAGGTCTACAGCTCAAGTTTAAAGGGTGGAAACAGCAAATTTCACAACTTTCAATGGCGATGTTATATAAACTGGTGATTGCACCTGGTTTGGTACTGTGTATTGCGATTATTATGGGTATTAAAGGGGATATCGCCCGCATCAGTATATTTGAAGCCGCTATGCCAACATTAATTACCTCGGGCATTATTGCAGAGCAGTTTCGGTTAAATGCCCGGTTGGTGAATCTGATCATAGGGATCAGTATTTTAGTAGGGTTTGTAACGACTGCATGTTGGAATGGAATAATGGATTATCTCATGATTTAATAAGTTTTAATTTTCAACCTTAATGTATGACAATTCTTAAAGTTTAGATTTCAGTTTTGTTTTTGAATTCATTTGTTTCTCTATTTTTCAGTTCCGCTGTAATTTCCTTTAGCTTTTTGAAAAGAATGATTGCGATCGTTGATAGTGAAAAAGGTATCGCTAAAAGGGCACTGAACTTTTTGGTTATGGAAATATAAATCCCCATTGCTAATAGCAATACCAACATTGAGGTTAACGTAATGGCTATGACTGCCGTTGTTTTTTTTGCTTGCAGCAATTCTTCATTGCTGTATTCACTGATTGGTTTTTTATTCATAAATAGGTTTCGTTTTAATAATTTAAATTTAATATCGCTATTTTTTTTGTCGATTTTTACTACAGTGAAAAGCAAAGGTTAGTTTAATTGTTTTTATCTGTTATTCATAAGTTTTAAACTTAATCTTTTTTTGACTTTGCAAATCGTTTTGCTAGGTAATTTCTAACAGGAATATCATATAATTTTAAACAGATATAAGCCAAAATAATACTTCCTATGACTACAGCTGCCGCGCCAGGTAAGGATTGCTCGAAAGTGAGTTTATTATTTTTTACCCAGGCATAGTAAAGATAAATAAAAGGATAATGTACAGTATATAATGGGTAAGAAATGTCTCCTAAGAATCGACATAATCGAGTTGTATATTTATCTGTGCTTTTGCCTGAAGCGCCTAGATAGACAAGAATAGGGAATATTACTACGCAACAAATGGTGTCATATAGCCCATTTATCCATAAGTGCTCTGCTCCACCTAGGCGGGGTAGGGCTAATAGGGTGACTATAGTGATACTGCATATCCAAAAGGCTCCCTTAATATTAGCGGGTCTGAAAATTCGGGAGAGCAATAAGCCGGCAGAGAAAGAAAATAGAACGCGTAAAAATCCTGCTGTAAATTCTATTTCAGTTAACGAGAAACCGGCACAAATGTCCCCATACGGTCCTGCAATGGCAAATGTTGCTAAACCACAACCTGCAATAAAAACTAATAATGCTAGAATCTTGGTTGAAAATTTTCGCATAATTAAGGCATAAAGAATATTTCCAATATATTCAAAGAATAATGACCAGCTCGGTCCGTTTAGCGGAAACATCTCACCTAGACCCCTAACTTCATGTCCCGGCATGGCCGGAATAAGTAATGCATTTAATAATGTTGCTCCAAGTAAAGCCATTACAGTTACGGATGATACATCCCATACTGAACATCCTTGAAAGTAAAACATAATTGCACCTATAACAGCTCCCATTACAACCATCGGGTGTAGCCGTATGATTCTGCGTCTGATAAAATCTTTTGTAGACATTTTTGACCAGCGATCATCATAAGCATAACCGATAACAAATCAAGATAAAATGAAGAAAAAATCAACAGCTAGGTAACCATGATTGATACGTTGATCCAAATGACTGGTCGCAAATGCTTCAAAAATGTGAAAACATACCACAGTAATTGCTGCTACACCCCGAAGTCCATCCAGTACGTTGTAATGTGGTTTATTAAGATCGTGTGTGAGCGAATTGGTTTGTGTGTTTAGCATGCAGACAAATTTGATTAGTAGTATATTTTTATTGAATAGCCAAAAGACCGTGAATATAGGAATTAATTACAGTTTTTGAAATAATTATGATCTTAAAAAATGGAAATTTCTTTCAATTTTCGTAATATTTTTGCTATTATTATAGTTATTAGATTCATTAGTTGTAATTTGCTCAATATTTATGCAATTATAATACCTTACAATGAAAAGGAAACTAAACCTATTATTTCTCTTTCCTATATTATTGGGATTTACCAATAATATTGAAAAGCCAGTACATCAAAAAGTAAAAAATGAAAATGTACATTATTCAACGACAGCTACATTACATGCTCAGGATAGCTTAAAAACTTTATCAGGAGCTCCGGCAGACCTGATTATGACCTCTTTTACAGCTGCGGATCTTACTCCTAGTCCAGCTTGTTTAGCTGTGGCGCCTACGGGTGAAGTTTACGTTGGGGTTGATATGATCGGATCTTTAGGAAAAGATATGGGTAAAGGGTTTATCCGCAGATTTGTTGACACGGACAACGACGGGAAAATGGATAAGCATACTGATTTTGCACGTGTTGATAATCCCCGTGGTATTTTTGTTTTAGGTGATCAAGTTTTCGTTTTGCATACGACGTTTGATGCATCGACTGGAAAAGCAACAGGAATGGATTTAGTTGTATTTGAAGATAAAAATCAAGATGGGGTTGCGGATGGGGTAGCTAAACCACTTATAGTGGGTCTAAGTAATACCAAATATATTCAAGAGCGTGGTACGGATCATGCTACTAATGGAATAAGGATGGGTATTGATGGTTGGATGTATATTGCAGTTGGTGATTTTGGATTTCATAATGCAACAGGTACAGATGGCAAGAAATTGACCATGCTGGGGGGAGGAATTTTACGTGTGCGTCCTGATGGAAAAGAAATGGAAATATATACACATGGATTACGTAATATCTATGATGTCGCTATTGATCCATATATGAATATCTTTACCCGTGATAATACCAATGATGGTGGCGGTTGGGACATTCGTTTTTCGCATCAGATTCAATCTGGAGAGTACGGCTATCCTTTGTTATTCCAAAATTTTACAGAAGAGATTATTCCTGCTTTGGCCATGTTAGGTGGTGGATCGGGTACAGGATCTTTATATATGGACGAGGATACTTGGCCTGAAAAATATAATAAGGTACCGATGATGGCGGATTGGGGCAGAAGTTTCTTATATATGCATCATGTTACACCAGATGGACCAAGTTTTACACAAAAAGAAGAAGAATTTATCCAATTGCCACAAATTACAGATTTAGATGTGGATGGTTCCGGCAGGTTATATCTAGCAGCTTGGGATGGAGCTGGTTACTCAGGTAACCCGGATAAAGGTTATGTTGCGCGCGTAGTACCAAAAGGATGGACATACAAAGCTTTTCCTAATACGAAGAAAGCATCTATTGGCGAGTTAACTAATCTTTTGAAATCGGGTAGTGCAACAACTAGGCTTTACGCGTCACAAGAACTTGTTTCCAGATCATCAGATGAAGCAACAGCAGCTGCTATTAGTATTGCTAAAGACAAGAGTTTAGGGCTCAGTGCTCGTGTTGCCGCAATATATACTTATGCACAGTTGGCAAAGGAAAAAGCAATTCCGGTTTTGGTTGAACTTACAAAGGAGGATCAGATCCGTGAATTTGCGTTACGTGCTTTGGCTGACCGTATGGGATCATTAGAGCAAGTGCCAATTGATCCATTCATTGATGGATTGAAAGATGCTTCCGTACGTGTACAAACGGCTTCAATGGTTGGTTTGGGTCGCTTGGGCCGAGTAGAAGCTGCTAATGCATTATTGCAGACAAAGGTGCCGGCATCTTTTGTTGCTCCCGCTAAAGGAGTGGAGGGGCCACACGATAAACCTAATGCCGCCATTATACCTGCACATCTAGCGGTTAAAGCGTTAGTTCGCTTAAATGCAGTTAATGCAAGTGTAGGTTTTTTGGGAACAGAAAATCCTGATCTAGCTTTATGGGCTATGCGTTATATGCACGATGCCAGAGCAGTTGATGGCTTAATCGCTGCTTATGGAAAATCAAAAGATCAAAAATTTAAAGATAAGATTCTAGTAACCTTAGCTCGCTTATATAAGAAAGAAGATGCTTATGATGCTTCGTGGTGGTGGGGAACTCGTCCTGATTCGCACGGGCCATACTATAAAGGAGTTGTTTGGGAATCTTCACCGGTCATTGAGAAATTCCTGAAGGCAGAGAGCGTAAAAGCTGGAGCGACGAAAAAACAATTTTTTTCGGATCTGAATGAGAAATTCCGTATGGAAATTGCTTCTTTTAATGTTGCTAAGAAAGAGGTTGCTGTAAAAGAAGTTAAGGAGAAAAAAGTTGATTTAGAAAAAATCAAAAACCAAAAAGGGCAAGTAGGAAAAACATCCATTGAGGATATTATGTTAGCATTAGCTAAAATAAAAGGTGATCCGGTAAAAGGAAAAGCGCTATTTACAAAACAAGGATGTTTTGCATGTCATAGTCTTAGTAAAAGTGAAACGATGAAAGGACCATTTATGGGACAAATTGGTGCAATCATGAATCGTGAACAAATTGCCGAATCAATTTTAAAACCAAATGCTTCAATTTCTCAAGGATTTGCAACAGTTTTGATCAGCACTAAAGACAAAAAGAGTTTTATGGGTTTTGTGACACAGGAAACTGCTGATAAAGTTGTATTGAGAGATATTGCTGGATCTGTTACGACAATCAAAAAAGCTAATATTGCAAAACGTACGGAAATGGGTAACTCGATGATGCCCGCTGGATTGGCAAATTCATTAACAGTTGAAGAATTTGCTTCACTAGTTG
This region includes:
- a CDS encoding redox-active disulfide protein 2, with the protein product MNKKPISEYSNEELLQAKKTTAVIAITLTSMLVLLLAMGIYISITKKFSALLAIPFSLSTIAIILFKKLKEITAELKNRETNEFKNKTEI
- a CDS encoding acyltransferase family protein is translated as MLNTQTNSLTHDLNKPHYNVLDGLRGVAAITVVCFHIFEAFATSHLDQRINHGYLAVDFFFILS
- a CDS encoding acyltransferase family protein codes for the protein MGYAYDDRWSKMSTKDFIRRRIIRLHPMVVMGAVIGAIMFYFQGCSVWDVSSVTVMALLGATLLNALLIPAMPGHEVRGLGEMFPLNGPSWSLFFEYIGNILYALIMRKFSTKILALLVFIAGCGLATFAIAGPYGDICAGFSLTEIEFTAGFLRVLFSFSAGLLLSRIFRPANIKGAFWICSITIVTLLALPRLGGAEHLWINGLYDTICCVVIFPILVYLGASGKSTDKYTTRLCRFLGDISYPLYTVHYPFIYLYYAWVKNNKLTFEQSLPGAAAVVIGSIILAYICLKLYDIPVRNYLAKRFAKSKKD
- a CDS encoding AraC family transcriptional regulator; amino-acid sequence: MTKLKQFDALKLFDFEESNFHLTVHGQNYYELVYIYKGSGIHEINNNSLAYNAGDLFVISPEDEHNFKIEKRTRVIAIKFTDDYFSNSNHWTQQNQTLNKPIAIMNNKILKEIKLEFNPEIRKILRNTIDNILLYNSVGSLSTSPLVFHQILSIFGIIIETMTKMLLFGINNFPAKELLVSYIHQHIYEPKQIQIKQIAAHFNIAPTYFSTYFKRNFDMGYRDYLTAYKITLIDKRLASGLFTFRQIADEFGFNDESHFSHFYKNSKGVSPSAYSRSKK
- a CDS encoding AEC family transporter — its product is MDNFVMIAFCISAGMIFQHAKFMPHDAHRGINIWILYLALPAVSFKYIPHITWSNQMVFPAISPIIVWAGSWIFMEFYCRYKKYGQRTRSTLELSSGYSNTSFIGFPLITAYFGEHDLSIAIICDQVMFVLLSTLGIIAAVKGNPSDTGGVKVSLLIKRLFTFPPFIGCVSALFLSKFIDLQVAEPFINKLTATVGPLALFSVGLQLKFKGWKQQISQLSMAMLYKLVIAPGLVLCIAIIMGIKGDIARISIFEAAMPTLITSGIIAEQFRLNARLVNLIIGISILVGFVTTACWNGIMDYLMI
- a CDS encoding c-type cytochrome, whose product is MKRKLNLLFLFPILLGFTNNIEKPVHQKVKNENVHYSTTATLHAQDSLKTLSGAPADLIMTSFTAADLTPSPACLAVAPTGEVYVGVDMIGSLGKDMGKGFIRRFVDTDNDGKMDKHTDFARVDNPRGIFVLGDQVFVLHTTFDASTGKATGMDLVVFEDKNQDGVADGVAKPLIVGLSNTKYIQERGTDHATNGIRMGIDGWMYIAVGDFGFHNATGTDGKKLTMLGGGILRVRPDGKEMEIYTHGLRNIYDVAIDPYMNIFTRDNTNDGGGWDIRFSHQIQSGEYGYPLLFQNFTEEIIPALAMLGGGSGTGSLYMDEDTWPEKYNKVPMMADWGRSFLYMHHVTPDGPSFTQKEEEFIQLPQITDLDVDGSGRLYLAAWDGAGYSGNPDKGYVARVVPKGWTYKAFPNTKKASIGELTNLLKSGSATTRLYASQELVSRSSDEATAAAISIAKDKSLGLSARVAAIYTYAQLAKEKAIPVLVELTKEDQIREFALRALADRMGSLEQVPIDPFIDGLKDASVRVQTASMVGLGRLGRVEAANALLQTKVPASFVAPAKGVEGPHDKPNAAIIPAHLAVKALVRLNAVNASVGFLGTENPDLALWAMRYMHDARAVDGLIAAYGKSKDQKFKDKILVTLARLYKKEDAYDASWWWGTRPDSHGPYYKGVVWESSPVIEKFLKAESVKAGATKKQFFSDLNEKFRMEIASFNVAKKEVAVKEVKEKKVDLEKIKNQKGQVGKTSIEDIMLALAKIKGDPVKGKALFTKQGCFACHSLSKSETMKGPFMGQIGAIMNREQIAESILKPNASISQGFATVLISTKDKKSFMGFVTQETADKVVLRDIAGSVTTIKKANIAKRTEMGNSMMPAGLANSLTVEEFASLVAFLAKQK